The following proteins are encoded in a genomic region of Drosophila miranda strain MSH22 chromosome 4, D.miranda_PacBio2.1, whole genome shotgun sequence:
- the LOC108162685 gene encoding tRNA (adenine(58)-N(1))-methyltransferase non-catalytic subunit TRM6 has protein sequence MSTDEHPNIQLGDYIVIQRQKYTKLQKFGSLDTTSTLGKETLELKSLLDQPYGSTFKMCVKETKTGKRGAQRQHTLELCSDTELRSTREVLGISSSGADNRDICDNGEAQALKSSDIEQLREACNESSKIIEKLVENSKTFHTRTEYSQEKYLLKKEKKYFEFVQIRQPTIRLMVDIFYRQDAEKIMGIRVDTLSQIISYSGVCGFGSYLLYESGTNGLLPAAMMNSIGAGTEGTLVHMHPGNVPQKQALLALKLPLEQQQRCVSVNLYSVLREFYQGESATANVAPSEVEAEETLPETPNEEQPEAVEPSTKKPKLDEAPPSGNNKGPLRWQIENKRASALMHGKFDSLVVAAKEHPSSILQALLPLVRPSRPVVVFSTCKELLQETYMELKTSGKVTALHVTSNWLRTYQILPNRTHPEVNMSGNSGYLLTGFTLK, from the exons ATGAGCACCGATGAGCACCCCAACATTCAGCTGGGCGACTACATCGTCATACAGCGCCAAAAGTACACAAAGCTGCAGAAATTCGGCAGCTTAGACACGACGTCCACATTGGGCAAGGAGACACTCGAGCTGAAGTCTCTGCTGGATCAGCCGTACGGCTCCACGTTCAAGATGTGCGTTAAGGAAACAAAAACAGGAAAGCGTGGCGCCCAACGCCAGCACACCCTGGAGCTGTGCAGCGACACGGAGCTGAGAAGCACGCGCGAGGTTCTGGGCATCTCCAGCAGTGGAGCCGACAATCGTGATATATGCGACAATGGGGAGGCGCAGGCCCTCAAATCCTCAGACATTGAACAGCTGCGCGAGGCCTGCAATGAGTCGAGCAAAATCATTGAGAAGCTCGTAGAGAACTCTAAGACGTTCCACACCCGCACTGAGTACTCCCAGGAGAAGTACCTCctgaaaaaagagaaaaagtACTTTGAATTTGTCCAGATACGACAGCCGACGATACGGCTGATGGTTGACATATTCTATCGACAGGATGCGGAGAAAATCATGGGCATACGCGTGGACACGCTCTCCCAAATCATATCCTACTCTGGAGTCTGCGGCTTTGGCAGCTATTTGCTGTACGAGAGCGGCACCAATGGGCTGCTCCCGGCGGCCATGATGAACTCCATTGGCGCCGGCACTGAGGGCACCTTGGTGCACATGCATCCCGGGAATGTGCCCCAGAAACAGGCACTGCTCGCTCTGAAACTACCGCTCGAACAGCAGCAACGTTGCGTGTCTGTGAATCTATATTCGGTGCTGAGGGAGTTCTATCAGGGAGAGTCAGCAACCGCAAATGTCGCCCCCTCTGAAGTCGAGgcggaggaaacgctgccagaGACGCCCAACGAGGAGCAGCCGGAGGCCGTTGAACCAAGCACCAAGAAGCCCAAGCTAGACGAAGCTCCTCCAAGTG GCAATAACAAAGGCCCCCTGCGGTGGCAGATAGAGAACAAACGAGCGTCCGCGCTGATGCACGGAAAGTTCGACAGCCTGGTGGTGGCAGCTAAAGAGCATCCATCGAGCATACTGCAGGCCCTCCTGCCCCTTGTGAGGCCCTCGCGACCCGTTGTTGTCTTTAGCACCTGCAAGGAGCTGCTGCAGGAAACCTACATGGAGCTAAAGACCTCCGGCAAGGTCACCGCTCTGCACGTGACCTCGAATTGGTTGCGGACCTATCAAATACTTCCGAATCGCACGCATCCGGAGGTGAATATGAGTGGCAATAGCGGCTACCTCCTGACGGGCTTTACCCTAAAGTAA
- the LOC108162687 gene encoding cytochrome c oxidase subunit 5B, mitochondrial, with translation MSRKENILDPSRSFFTTKQMSYRLFRIIPFETVKQTAFIPKQNKKNYLFLRYSVSKLQFFVRMSSYLARLLKAKTASKRLVSKLGQRKGKLSSLLQRMGLQKWADTVAARAISTTPVLKAEMADDMELATGIAKREMQLKEQGCGDPWGLGKILKRGSGRLNDPTEIPSAFDGRLVGCLCLDDRFAKWMWLEEGPPKRCECGHYFVLKKVPPV, from the exons ATGAGTCGCAAGGAAAACATTTTAGATCCCAGTAGGTCTTTCTTTACAACCAAACAAATGTCCTATCGACTGTTTAGAATCATTCCATTCGAAACTGTGAAACAGACAGCTTTCATTCccaagcaaaacaaaaaaaattatttatttttgagaTATTCCGTGAGTAAATTGCAATTTTTCGTCAGAATGTCATCGTATTTGGCACGTCTGTTGAAGGCTAAGACCGCCTCCAAGCGACTCGTCTCGAAATTGGGGCAGCGCAAGGGAAAACTCAGTTCCCTGCTGCAGCGTATGGGACTGCAGAAGTGGGCGGATACCGTCGCCGCACGAGCAATCTCCACAACTCCAGTACTAAAGGCGG AAATGGCCGATGACATGGAACTGGCCACCGGTATCGCCAAGCGTGAGATGCAGCTAAAGGAGCAGGGCTGCGGTGATCCCTGGGGTCTAGGCAAGATTCTAAAGCGGGGCTCTGGCAGGCTGAACGATCCTACCGAAATACCCTCGGCATTTGATGGTCGCCTCGTGGGCTGCCTGTGCCTGGACGACCGTTTCGCCAAGTGGATGTGGCTAGAGGAGGGACCACCGAAGCGTTGCGAATGCGGGCACTACTTTGTGCTGAAGAAAGTGCCACCCGTTTAG